A single Prevotella sp. E15-22 DNA region contains:
- a CDS encoding DMT family transporter: MNKLVYHLVAFWVVAVWGTTFIFTKLLLMAGLTAAHIFVLRFIIAYVLLLIYFLPKKTFRWFASSWKDELTMMGLGITGGSMYFLTENSAMNYTTTTNTALIVCLSPLFATALISVFYRSQRLHGIQIVGTLMAALGVSVVVLNGHFVLHLSPLGDTLAFCACLCWAFYSLLMIPASQRYRTSFITRKVFFYGLLSMIPYFILFPDFPSPSLVFRPDVLANLLFLGCVASMLCFLAWNWAIKKIGAVAATNYVYFNPVTTVLFAWLILSERITLYFTIGTILILTGMFLSNKVKK, encoded by the coding sequence ATGAATAAATTAGTATATCACCTCGTAGCTTTCTGGGTGGTGGCCGTATGGGGCACCACCTTTATTTTCACCAAACTGCTACTCATGGCAGGACTCACAGCGGCACATATCTTTGTGCTACGCTTCATCATTGCCTACGTGCTGCTGCTCATCTATTTCCTGCCCAAGAAGACGTTCCGATGGTTTGCCTCGTCGTGGAAAGACGAGCTGACCATGATGGGACTGGGCATCACTGGCGGCTCCATGTATTTTCTCACAGAGAACAGTGCGATGAACTACACCACAACCACCAACACGGCCCTCATCGTCTGTCTCAGTCCACTGTTTGCCACGGCTCTCATCTCCGTGTTCTATCGCTCACAGCGACTGCATGGCATCCAGATAGTGGGCACGCTGATGGCAGCGCTGGGCGTGAGCGTGGTGGTACTCAATGGCCATTTCGTGCTCCATCTCTCACCCCTGGGCGACACCCTGGCCTTCTGTGCCTGCCTCTGCTGGGCCTTCTATTCACTACTGATGATTCCAGCCAGCCAGCGCTATCGCACAAGCTTCATCACGCGCAAGGTGTTCTTCTATGGCCTGCTGTCCATGATCCCCTATTTCATCCTCTTCCCAGACTTTCCCTCGCCCAGTCTGGTGTTCCGTCCCGATGTGCTGGCCAACCTGCTGTTTCTGGGTTGCGTGGCCTCCATGCTGTGTTTCCTGGCGTGGAACTGGGCCATCAAGAAGATTGGAGCCGTGGCAGCCACCAACTACGTGTATTTCAACCCCGTCACCACCGTACTCTTTGCCTGGCTCATCCTGTCGGAGCGTATCACCCTCTACTTCACCATCGGCACCATTCTCATCCTCACAGGCATGTTTCTGAGTAACAAGGTGAAGAAGTAA
- a CDS encoding tetratricopeptide repeat protein: MKKIFLALMLMLSLSASAQSADKLYDEGKQLFDAEQYDKAVPKLQAAADKGHKKALYRLGRCYDKGYGVKENDKKAFELYQKAARQDYAKAMYQLGKCYLKGKGVTANADEARKWIKRAVNDPKNGPDILKDLRKAKADGEEAAKILTLIGK; this comes from the coding sequence ATGAAAAAAATCTTTTTAGCCCTCATGCTCATGCTGAGCCTCAGCGCCAGCGCCCAAAGTGCCGATAAACTCTACGACGAGGGCAAACAGTTGTTTGATGCCGAGCAATACGACAAGGCCGTGCCCAAACTCCAGGCGGCAGCCGACAAGGGTCACAAGAAGGCTCTCTATCGCCTGGGGCGCTGCTACGACAAGGGCTATGGCGTCAAGGAGAACGACAAGAAGGCCTTCGAACTCTATCAGAAGGCGGCGCGCCAGGACTATGCCAAGGCCATGTATCAACTGGGCAAGTGCTACCTCAAGGGCAAAGGCGTTACTGCCAATGCCGACGAGGCCAGGAAATGGATCAAGCGTGCTGTGAACGACCCCAAGAACGGTCCTGACATCCTCAAGGACCTGCGCAAGGCCAAGGCCGACGGCGAGGAGGCTGCCAAGATTCTCACGCTGATTGGCAAGTAA
- a CDS encoding thiamine pyrophosphate-dependent enzyme: protein MNDNNMHYCPGCSHGVVHKLIAEVIEEMGMEDKAVGVSPVGCAVFAYNYIDIDWQEAAHGRAPALATGIKRCWPDRLVFTYQGDGDLACIGTCETIHALNRGENIVIIFVNNAIYGMTGGQMAPTTLVGQKTSTCPYGRDPQIHGYPLKMADIAAQLEGTCYVTRQSVESVASINKAKKALRKAFEASMAGKGSSLVEFVSTCNSGWKLSPAKANEWMKENMFPFYPKGDLKDTTGEK, encoded by the coding sequence ATGAACGACAACAATATGCACTACTGTCCTGGCTGTAGCCATGGCGTGGTACATAAGCTCATTGCCGAAGTCATCGAAGAGATGGGTATGGAAGACAAGGCCGTTGGCGTATCGCCTGTGGGCTGTGCTGTCTTCGCCTATAATTATATTGATATCGACTGGCAGGAGGCTGCCCACGGTCGTGCACCTGCACTGGCCACTGGTATCAAGCGCTGCTGGCCCGACCGACTGGTATTTACTTATCAGGGTGATGGCGACCTGGCTTGTATCGGTACTTGCGAAACCATTCACGCCCTGAACCGTGGCGAGAACATCGTGATTATCTTCGTTAACAACGCTATCTATGGTATGACGGGTGGTCAGATGGCTCCTACCACACTGGTGGGTCAGAAGACCTCTACCTGTCCTTACGGACGTGATCCCCAGATTCATGGCTATCCCCTGAAGATGGCTGATATCGCTGCTCAGCTCGAGGGTACATGCTACGTCACTCGTCAGAGTGTGGAGAGTGTGGCCTCTATCAACAAGGCTAAGAAGGCACTGCGCAAGGCTTTTGAGGCTTCGATGGCTGGCAAAGGCTCTTCACTGGTGGAGTTTGTGTCTACCTGTAACAGCGGTTGGAAGCTCTCGCCTGCCAAGGCTAACGAATGGATGAAGGAGAACATGTTCCCCTTCTATCCCAAGGGTGACCTGAAGGATACAACGGGTGAGAAGTAA
- a CDS encoding calycin-like domain-containing protein: protein MKLRKFWTMMAAAIAITVGMSSCGSDDDNQEAAVAAQVAGAFNGHEVLTVSAGGSNTDFMRDTTYTFPKATDTTIDLVIPAMDDMGHMSIPALTVKGISLTTNGKTINGTLDSYAGKAIVSDSIEKAFTVTDLVVVFSDKAAVVTYTLKYGNMPFPFAGQFTGEKN, encoded by the coding sequence ATGAAACTGAGAAAATTTTGGACCATGATGGCAGCCGCAATAGCCATCACCGTAGGTATGAGTTCATGTGGCAGCGACGACGACAATCAGGAGGCTGCTGTAGCCGCCCAGGTGGCAGGCGCATTCAATGGTCATGAGGTGCTGACCGTCAGCGCTGGCGGCAGCAATACCGACTTCATGCGCGATACAACCTACACATTCCCCAAGGCCACAGACACCACTATCGACCTTGTCATCCCCGCCATGGACGATATGGGTCACATGTCAATCCCAGCCCTCACCGTCAAGGGTATCAGTCTGACCACCAATGGCAAGACCATCAATGGCACCCTCGACTCATACGCAGGCAAAGCCATCGTCTCTGACAGCATCGAGAAGGCATTCACAGTAACCGACCTCGTGGTGGTGTTCAGCGACAAGGCAGCAGTGGTAACCTATACATTGAAATACGGCAACATGCCATTCCCCTTTGCCGGACAGTTTACTGGAGAAAAAAATTAA
- a CDS encoding OmpA family protein: MKKTILMATVALFALQANAQEALEESNICDNWYVGVNAGIGMKTTENSDVLKNLNPSVGLRLGRYWTPVTGWMISGEVFLRDKAFDWSDAKTVKGTSVDLLGTLNLSNWFGGYLGEPRHFEVVALAGLGWNHVFDTKLARANDMVSKFGLDFTFNLGEKKAWQFYIEPAINYNLTNTNEVRFNVNRSGVQLTAGFNYKFSNCNGTHNFKFAELRNQREIDALNNRINDLQAQVVAKNKQVAERDKTIATLQDDLEAAKKVKPTVTTVTKVVNNNVLQPTVIFGQGKSTVDAAQMASVAMVAKYMKNHPESKILIKGYASPEGNPELNQKLSEARANAVKKVLVSRYGIAEGRLTVQGMGATSELFDEIDFNRVATFTDTTK, from the coding sequence ATGAAAAAAACAATTTTGATGGCGACCGTAGCTCTTTTTGCGCTACAGGCTAATGCCCAAGAGGCTCTCGAGGAGAGCAACATCTGTGACAACTGGTATGTGGGTGTGAATGCTGGCATAGGTATGAAGACAACCGAAAACAGCGATGTTCTGAAGAACCTGAACCCATCGGTTGGTTTGCGTCTGGGTCGTTACTGGACTCCTGTAACGGGTTGGATGATCTCTGGTGAGGTGTTCCTGCGTGACAAGGCTTTCGACTGGAGTGATGCGAAGACCGTGAAGGGCACAAGTGTTGACCTGCTGGGAACGCTGAACCTGAGTAACTGGTTTGGTGGCTATCTGGGTGAGCCTCGTCATTTCGAAGTTGTTGCCTTGGCTGGTCTGGGCTGGAACCATGTGTTCGATACGAAGCTGGCTCGTGCCAACGATATGGTGTCGAAGTTTGGTCTTGACTTTACCTTCAACCTTGGCGAGAAGAAGGCTTGGCAGTTCTATATCGAGCCTGCCATCAACTACAACCTCACCAACACCAACGAGGTGCGCTTCAACGTGAACCGTTCTGGTGTGCAGCTGACTGCTGGCTTCAACTATAAGTTCAGCAACTGCAACGGCACGCACAACTTTAAGTTTGCTGAGTTGCGCAACCAGCGCGAGATTGACGCCCTGAACAATCGCATCAACGACCTGCAGGCTCAGGTGGTGGCTAAGAACAAGCAGGTGGCTGAGCGTGACAAGACCATTGCTACGCTGCAGGACGACCTGGAGGCTGCCAAGAAGGTGAAGCCTACGGTGACGACTGTGACTAAGGTGGTGAACAACAACGTGCTGCAGCCTACCGTTATCTTCGGTCAGGGCAAGAGTACTGTGGATGCTGCCCAGATGGCTAGCGTGGCCATGGTTGCCAAGTATATGAAGAACCATCCTGAGTCGAAGATCTTGATCAAGGGCTATGCTTCTCCTGAGGGTAACCCTGAGTTGAACCAGAAGCTTTCTGAGGCGCGTGCCAACGCTGTGAAGAAGGTGCTGGTGAGTCGCTATGGCATTGCTGAGGGTCGCCTGACGGTGCAGGGCATGGGTGCTACGAGCGAGCTCTTCGACGAGATCGACTTCAACCGCGTGGCTACCTTCACTGATACCACCAAGTAA
- a CDS encoding 2-oxoacid:acceptor oxidoreductase family protein, giving the protein MKKEIIISGFGGQGVLSMGKILAYSGLMEDKEVTWMPAYGPEQRGGTANVTVIVSDERISSPILSKYDIAVVLNQPSLEKFEPKIKPGGILIYDGFGIINKPTRKDITIYEVNAMDKAAEMKNGKVFNMIVLGGLLKVAPVVSDKGVEKALYKTLPERHHGLIPLNMEALKEGAKIINEVKL; this is encoded by the coding sequence ATGAAAAAAGAAATAATTATCAGTGGTTTCGGAGGTCAGGGCGTGCTCTCAATGGGTAAGATCCTGGCTTATAGTGGACTGATGGAGGACAAGGAGGTGACTTGGATGCCTGCCTATGGTCCTGAGCAGCGTGGTGGTACGGCTAACGTGACGGTGATTGTGAGCGACGAGCGTATCTCTTCGCCCATCCTGAGCAAGTACGACATCGCCGTGGTGCTCAACCAGCCTTCGCTCGAGAAGTTTGAACCCAAGATCAAACCTGGTGGCATCCTGATCTACGACGGCTTTGGCATCATCAACAAGCCCACGCGTAAGGACATCACTATCTATGAGGTGAACGCTATGGACAAGGCTGCCGAGATGAAGAATGGTAAGGTCTTTAACATGATTGTGCTGGGTGGACTCCTGAAGGTGGCTCCTGTGGTGAGCGACAAAGGCGTGGAGAAAGCACTCTACAAGACGCTTCCTGAGCGCCACCATGGACTGATTCCCCTGAACATGGAGGCCCTGAAGGAGGGTGCCAAGATTATTAACGAGGTGAAACTGTAA
- a CDS encoding M20/M25/M40 family metallo-hydrolase, which yields MTQRYLLLALTLALMMPLHAQQQRNMKATVEYLASEELGGRFPESKGDTLASAFLTDQLRSMKLKPILKEKGAKAFFHDFSFSKKNIVSDSTTTYKTHNIVAVLPGKDKQLKNEYIVVGSHYDHLGMGGQGSGSRRPDTLGVHPGADDNASSDAVVLELAKYFKKKGTKRSIIFMFFGAEEQGLVGSKAFVEWMKHESNERINLPKDIKGIVAMVNLDMVGRMRDDAMSVSGTGTSTSFKSLAEQVGEQTGLHISCTPDGYGPSDQASFVAANIPVLYLTTGGHMEYHTPADKPATLNYDGMQQTLTYAQELISRVASMPQTPDFINVPGNGDMKHAKFKVTLGLMPDVTGASTIPGLRADIVVAGKPAHNAGIKSGDIIQEINGKPVKNIEEYMERLAELKAGTVVPVKVLRGNQTIKFQVHLRTDK from the coding sequence ATGACCCAAAGATACCTGTTACTAGCGCTGACACTTGCCCTGATGATGCCACTGCACGCACAGCAGCAACGCAACATGAAGGCAACTGTGGAGTACCTGGCGTCGGAAGAGTTGGGCGGCAGATTCCCTGAGTCGAAGGGCGACACGCTGGCCTCAGCGTTTTTGACAGACCAGTTGCGAAGCATGAAGTTGAAGCCCATCCTGAAGGAGAAAGGAGCGAAAGCCTTCTTCCACGACTTCTCGTTCAGTAAGAAAAACATCGTCAGCGACAGCACAACCACATACAAGACCCACAACATCGTGGCAGTGCTGCCTGGCAAGGACAAACAGCTGAAGAACGAATATATCGTGGTGGGCTCACACTACGACCATCTGGGCATGGGCGGACAAGGCTCAGGCTCACGCAGACCAGACACCCTGGGCGTGCATCCTGGTGCCGACGATAATGCCAGCAGCGACGCCGTGGTGCTGGAGTTGGCCAAATACTTCAAGAAGAAAGGCACGAAAAGAAGCATCATCTTCATGTTTTTCGGCGCCGAGGAGCAAGGACTCGTAGGTTCGAAAGCATTCGTGGAATGGATGAAGCACGAGAGCAACGAGCGCATCAACCTGCCCAAGGACATCAAAGGCATTGTGGCCATGGTGAACCTCGACATGGTGGGACGCATGCGCGACGATGCCATGAGCGTGTCGGGCACAGGCACCAGTACCTCGTTCAAGTCCCTGGCCGAGCAGGTGGGCGAGCAGACAGGCCTGCACATCAGTTGCACGCCAGACGGCTATGGCCCCAGCGACCAGGCCTCGTTTGTGGCAGCCAACATCCCTGTGCTCTATCTCACCACAGGCGGACACATGGAGTATCACACACCAGCCGACAAGCCAGCCACGCTGAACTACGACGGCATGCAGCAGACGCTGACCTATGCCCAGGAACTCATCAGCAGGGTGGCCAGCATGCCCCAGACACCCGATTTCATCAACGTGCCAGGCAATGGCGACATGAAGCACGCCAAGTTCAAGGTGACCCTGGGTCTGATGCCCGATGTGACCGGCGCCAGCACCATACCAGGTCTGAGGGCCGACATCGTAGTAGCAGGAAAGCCAGCCCACAACGCAGGCATCAAGAGCGGCGACATTATTCAGGAGATCAACGGTAAGCCCGTGAAGAACATCGAGGAATATATGGAGCGCCTGGCCGAGTTGAAGGCAGGCACCGTGGTCCCTGTGAAGGTGCTTCGCGGCAATCAAACCATCAAGTTTCAAGTTCACTTAAGAACCGATAAGTAA
- a CDS encoding TonB-dependent siderophore receptor codes for MAHSFHSKSVIASVVLSMLAIGVSAQGVRDSIELEQVVVTASQSPKALKDAPVVTRLITLHDIKMADATNIQDLLTQEIPGLEFGFAMGQETSLNMSGFGGNAVLFLVDGERMAGETLNNMDYTRMNMDNVGRIEIVKGASSALYGSNAVGGVINIISRENIEPWTANVNTRYSDFGHEWRHGTTFSFNTKKWNSQTSFQHTRINPVDLPKRHSAMEIALERLKQAQGLPYDSTVFIDDSNLSRLFGQKTYNVKERLTWRATDHLTLTGRGSYFFRTSERDTYDYHFNAYSAGLKGKYVWNHERSMELSYAYDQYDKANFTPDGKRTHDHDYSNQQHVVHALYSQAFGKNSLIVGADLMHDYLSTYQFIDNASHTQNNIDGYVQFDWNITDQLNIVGSMRYDYFSASKQKAYTERFAVVYKLPWATLRANYASGFRAPTLKEMYMYFDMGNMGYMILGNPNLEPEKSHNYNIAIERTNHISNGGLLDGRYSFTLVGYCNRFNKRITTIDGGLYNGMESAVYWNEDGVTVWGLDASMGHVWDCGLSLKFNYAWMHETGNVINSQFDQPRSHSMTWRLGYDHRFSCHYALDASLSGRHLGKPQSGRKDVDQGYTIWKLMLQHHIWRGININTAVDNLLNYKPKAYYYSSPLTTGRSVSIGLSIDLDRI; via the coding sequence GTGGCACACTCTTTTCATAGCAAATCAGTCATAGCCAGCGTGGTGTTATCCATGCTGGCTATTGGCGTCTCTGCACAGGGCGTACGCGACTCCATAGAGCTGGAACAGGTGGTGGTGACAGCCTCCCAATCGCCCAAGGCCCTGAAGGACGCCCCTGTGGTGACACGCCTCATCACCCTGCACGACATCAAGATGGCCGATGCCACCAACATCCAGGACCTGCTCACACAAGAGATTCCAGGATTGGAGTTTGGCTTTGCCATGGGTCAGGAAACCTCGCTCAACATGAGTGGCTTTGGTGGCAATGCCGTGCTGTTTCTGGTCGACGGCGAGCGCATGGCAGGCGAGACGCTGAACAATATGGACTATACGCGCATGAACATGGACAACGTGGGACGTATAGAGATCGTAAAAGGCGCCTCATCAGCCCTCTACGGCTCGAATGCCGTGGGTGGCGTCATCAATATCATCAGTCGCGAGAACATAGAGCCCTGGACGGCCAATGTCAACACACGCTACAGCGATTTCGGCCACGAATGGCGCCATGGAACCACCTTCTCGTTCAACACCAAGAAATGGAACTCGCAAACCAGTTTCCAGCACACCAGGATCAACCCTGTTGACCTGCCCAAGCGCCATTCGGCCATGGAGATAGCGCTGGAGCGACTGAAACAGGCGCAGGGACTGCCCTACGACTCGACCGTGTTCATCGACGACTCGAATCTGAGCAGACTCTTCGGCCAGAAGACCTACAACGTGAAAGAACGACTGACATGGCGCGCCACAGACCACCTGACACTGACAGGACGAGGCAGCTATTTCTTTCGCACCAGCGAACGCGACACATACGACTATCATTTCAACGCCTATAGCGCAGGTCTGAAGGGCAAGTACGTATGGAACCACGAAAGGAGTATGGAGCTGTCGTATGCCTACGACCAGTACGACAAGGCCAACTTCACCCCCGACGGCAAGCGCACCCACGACCACGACTACAGCAACCAGCAGCACGTGGTCCACGCACTGTACAGTCAGGCCTTTGGCAAGAACAGTCTGATTGTGGGTGCCGACCTGATGCACGACTACCTCTCCACCTATCAGTTCATCGACAATGCCAGTCACACGCAAAACAACATCGACGGCTATGTGCAGTTCGACTGGAACATCACCGACCAACTGAACATCGTGGGCAGCATGCGCTACGACTATTTCTCAGCCTCCAAGCAAAAGGCCTATACAGAACGCTTCGCCGTGGTGTATAAGTTGCCCTGGGCCACCCTGCGTGCCAACTACGCCAGCGGCTTTCGTGCCCCCACGCTGAAGGAGATGTACATGTACTTCGACATGGGCAACATGGGCTATATGATCCTGGGCAACCCCAACCTGGAGCCAGAGAAGAGTCACAACTACAACATCGCCATAGAGCGCACCAATCACATCAGCAACGGTGGACTGCTCGACGGGCGCTACAGCTTCACGCTGGTGGGCTATTGCAACCGCTTCAACAAGCGCATCACCACCATCGACGGAGGCCTCTACAACGGCATGGAGAGTGCGGTCTACTGGAACGAGGACGGCGTCACCGTATGGGGACTGGATGCCAGCATGGGACACGTATGGGACTGCGGTCTGTCGTTGAAGTTCAACTACGCATGGATGCACGAGACAGGCAACGTCATCAACTCACAGTTTGACCAGCCACGCTCCCACTCCATGACCTGGCGCCTGGGCTACGATCATCGTTTCTCGTGCCACTACGCACTGGATGCCTCACTCTCAGGGCGCCATCTGGGTAAGCCACAGTCAGGCCGCAAGGACGTTGACCAGGGCTATACCATCTGGAAACTGATGCTGCAGCACCACATCTGGCGCGGCATCAACATCAACACCGCTGTTGACAACCTGCTGAACTACAAGCCCAAGGCCTACTATTACAGTTCGCCCCTCACCACAGGACGCTCAGTGAGCATCGGACTGTCAATAGACCTGGACAGAATATGA